Proteins encoded together in one Pseudomonas sp. Seg1 window:
- a CDS encoding iron-containing alcohol dehydrogenase, with amino-acid sequence MSLSQFKIAHKLITGAAAIEQLAAELTRLDIDNPLIVTDVALVKSGTVELALVQLGGRDYEIFDRVLPDPEIAIVEDCMRVYREGGHDGLIGLGGGSAIDIAKSVAAYAGYHGALEDLFGVDQVPRKGPPLIAIPTTAGTGSEVTNVAILSDKVAQLKKGIVSDYLLPDVALVSPQMTLTCPRSVTAASGVDALVHAIESYLSVNASPITDSLAIGAIKLIAKALPKAYANGANLQAREDMATASLMAGMAFGNAGVGAVHALAYPLGGRYNIAHGVSNALLLSYVMTWNKMACVERMQDIAEAMGVKTAHLSASEAADKAVQAMTDLCAAVEIPAGLRSFGVPEEAIPAMAVEAAGIERLMRNNPRKLSAVDIEKIYRAAY; translated from the coding sequence ATGAGTCTGTCCCAGTTCAAAATCGCTCACAAACTGATCACCGGCGCCGCCGCCATCGAGCAACTGGCCGCCGAACTCACGCGCCTCGACATCGACAACCCGCTGATCGTCACCGACGTCGCGCTGGTCAAGTCCGGCACCGTCGAGTTGGCGCTGGTACAACTCGGCGGGCGCGACTACGAGATCTTCGACCGCGTACTGCCGGACCCGGAAATCGCCATCGTCGAAGACTGCATGCGCGTTTACCGCGAGGGCGGGCATGACGGTTTGATCGGCCTCGGTGGCGGCAGCGCCATCGACATCGCCAAAAGCGTGGCGGCGTACGCCGGTTACCACGGCGCGCTGGAGGACCTGTTCGGCGTCGACCAGGTGCCGCGCAAAGGCCCGCCGCTGATCGCCATTCCGACCACCGCCGGCACCGGCTCGGAAGTAACCAACGTGGCGATCCTCTCCGACAAAGTCGCGCAGTTGAAGAAAGGCATCGTCAGCGACTATCTATTACCGGACGTGGCGCTGGTCAGCCCGCAGATGACCCTGACTTGCCCGCGCAGCGTCACCGCCGCCAGTGGCGTCGACGCGCTGGTTCACGCCATCGAGTCCTATCTGTCGGTAAATGCCTCGCCGATCACCGACTCGCTGGCCATCGGTGCCATCAAACTGATTGCCAAGGCGTTGCCCAAGGCCTACGCCAACGGCGCCAATCTGCAAGCCCGCGAAGACATGGCCACCGCAAGCCTGATGGCCGGCATGGCGTTCGGTAATGCCGGGGTTGGCGCGGTGCATGCGCTGGCGTATCCGTTGGGCGGGCGCTACAACATCGCTCACGGGGTCAGCAATGCCTTGTTGCTGTCGTATGTCATGACCTGGAACAAAATGGCCTGCGTCGAACGCATGCAGGATATTGCCGAAGCCATGGGGGTGAAGACCGCTCATCTGAGTGCCAGCGAAGCGGCAGACAAAGCCGTGCAGGCCATGACCGATCTGTGCGCAGCGGTGGAAATTCCTGCCGGTCTGCGCAGTTTCGGTGTGCCGGAAGAGGCGATCCCGGCCATGGCCGTGGAGGCCGCGGGCATCGAGCGCTTGATGCGCAACAACCCACGCAAGCTCAGCGCCGTGGATATCGAGAAGATCTATCGCGCGGCGTACTGA
- a CDS encoding ABC transporter permease, whose protein sequence is MLSPYMSPIERVWFYSLRILCGLILLFLILPVLVIVPLSFNSGSFLVYPLQGFSLHWYQDFFASAEWMRALKNSIIVAPAATVLAMVFGTLAAIGLTRGDFPGKSLVMALVISPMVVPVVIIGVASYLFFAPLGLGNSFFSLIVVHAVLGVPFVIITVSATLQGFNHNLVRAAASLGASPLTAFRRVTLPLIAPGVISGALFAFATSFDEVVVTLFLAGPEQATLPRQMFSGIRENLSPTIAAAATLLIAFSVILLLTLEWLRGRSEKLRTAQV, encoded by the coding sequence ATGCTGAGTCCTTACATGTCGCCCATCGAACGGGTGTGGTTCTACAGCTTGCGGATTCTCTGCGGCTTGATCCTGCTGTTCCTGATTCTGCCGGTGCTGGTGATCGTGCCGCTGTCGTTCAACTCGGGCAGTTTTCTCGTGTACCCGCTGCAGGGCTTTTCGCTGCATTGGTATCAGGATTTTTTTGCTTCGGCGGAATGGATGCGCGCCCTGAAGAACAGCATCATCGTCGCCCCGGCCGCGACGGTGCTGGCGATGGTCTTCGGCACACTGGCGGCGATCGGTCTGACCCGCGGCGACTTCCCCGGAAAATCGCTGGTGATGGCGCTGGTGATTTCGCCGATGGTGGTGCCGGTGGTGATCATTGGTGTGGCGAGTTATCTGTTCTTCGCACCGCTGGGTTTGGGTAACAGCTTCTTCTCGCTCATCGTGGTGCATGCGGTGCTGGGTGTGCCGTTTGTGATCATCACGGTGTCGGCGACGTTGCAGGGGTTTAACCACAATCTGGTGCGTGCGGCCGCGAGTCTCGGTGCATCGCCGCTGACGGCGTTCCGCCGGGTGACCTTGCCGCTGATTGCGCCGGGGGTAATTTCCGGGGCGCTGTTTGCCTTCGCGACGTCGTTTGATGAAGTGGTGGTGACGCTGTTTCTGGCCGGGCCTGAGCAGGCGACGTTGCCAAGGCAAATGTTCAGCGGGATTCGGGAGAACTTGAGCCCGACCATCGCTGCTGCGGCTACGTTGCTGATCGCCTTTTCCGTCATCCTGCTGCTGACCCTGGAATGGTTACGAGGCCGCAGCGAAAAACTGCGTACCGCTCAGGTCTGA
- a CDS encoding ABC transporter permease: MAIAVPLNEGASPTLKQKLKRAERVNRWKAQALIAPLVLFLLLVFLVPIVALLYKSVGNPEVVGGMPRTVAAIASWDGRGLPAEPVYKAAGEDLAEARKNQTLGDLSKRLNMELAGYRSLLTKTARALPFASEPASYKEALEALDERWGDPAYWQAVERNTSSITPYYLLAAVDHRIDDLGEIAPATPDQAIYLDIFARTFWMGLIITVICLLLAYPLAYLLANLPSRQSNLLMILVLLPFWTSILVRVAAWIVLLQSGGLINSALLAMGIIDKPLELVFNRTGVYISMVHILLPFMILPIYSVMKGISPTYMRAAISLGCHPFASFWRVYFPQTYAGVGAGCLLVFILAIGYYITPALLGSPNDQMVSYFVAFYTNTSINWGMATALGGLLLLATVVLYLIYSWLVGASRLRLS; this comes from the coding sequence ATGGCCATCGCCGTTCCCCTGAACGAGGGCGCCAGCCCCACCTTGAAGCAGAAGCTCAAACGCGCCGAGCGGGTCAACCGCTGGAAGGCCCAGGCGCTGATTGCGCCGCTGGTGCTGTTTCTGTTGCTGGTGTTCCTGGTGCCGATCGTGGCGCTGCTCTACAAAAGCGTCGGCAACCCCGAAGTGGTCGGCGGCATGCCGCGCACGGTGGCGGCCATCGCCAGTTGGGACGGCCGTGGCTTGCCCGCTGAGCCGGTCTACAAAGCCGCCGGCGAAGACCTCGCCGAAGCACGCAAAAACCAGACGCTGGGCGATCTGTCCAAGCGCTTGAACATGGAGTTGGCCGGCTATCGCAGCCTGCTGACCAAAACCGCCCGGGCGCTGCCATTCGCCAGCGAACCGGCCTCCTATAAAGAAGCACTGGAAGCGCTCGACGAGCGTTGGGGCGATCCGGCCTACTGGCAAGCGGTGGAACGCAACACCAGCAGTATCACGCCTTACTACCTGCTGGCGGCGGTCGACCACCGTATCGACGACCTCGGCGAAATCGCCCCGGCCACGCCGGATCAGGCGATCTACCTCGATATCTTTGCCCGCACCTTCTGGATGGGCCTGATCATCACGGTGATCTGCCTGCTGCTCGCTTATCCACTGGCGTATCTGCTGGCGAACCTGCCTTCTCGCCAAAGCAACCTGTTGATGATTCTGGTGCTGCTGCCGTTCTGGACTTCGATTCTGGTACGGGTCGCCGCATGGATCGTGCTCCTGCAATCAGGCGGGTTGATCAACAGTGCGCTGCTGGCCATGGGCATCATCGATAAACCGCTGGAACTGGTGTTCAACCGGACCGGCGTGTACATCTCGATGGTGCACATCCTGCTGCCATTCATGATCCTGCCGATCTACAGCGTGATGAAAGGCATCTCGCCGACCTACATGCGCGCCGCGATCTCGCTGGGCTGCCACCCGTTCGCCAGTTTCTGGCGGGTGTACTTCCCGCAGACCTATGCCGGTGTCGGCGCCGGTTGCCTGTTGGTGTTCATCCTCGCCATCGGCTACTACATCACCCCGGCGCTGCTCGGCAGTCCGAACGATCAGATGGTCAGCTACTTCGTCGCGTTCTACACCAACACCAGCATCAACTGGGGCATGGCCACTGCGTTGGGCGGCTTGCTGCTGCTGGCGACCGTGGTGCTTTATCTGATCTACAGCTGGCTGGTGGGCGCCAGTCGCCTGCGCCTGAGCTAA
- a CDS encoding ABC transporter substrate-binding protein, giving the protein MLRSLKFTALTLGLMGAASAMAAGPDLTVVSFGGANKAAQVKAFYAPWEAAGNGKIVAGEYNGEMAKVKAMVDTKSVSWDLVEVESPELSRGCDEDMFEQLDPALFGKTEDYVKGAIQPCGVGFFVWSTVLAYNADKLKTAPTSWADFWDTKKFPGKRGLRKGAKYTLEFALMADGVAPKDVYKELASKGGQDRAFKKLDELKPNIQWWEAGAQPPQYLASGDVVMSSAYNGRIAAVQKESNLKVVWNGGIYDFDAWAIPKGLDKARAEAAKKFIAYSVQPQQQKTYSENIAYGPANTQAVPLLSKDVLKDMPTTPENIANQVQIDVSFWADNGEQLEQRFNSWAAK; this is encoded by the coding sequence ATGTTGAGATCCCTGAAGTTCACCGCCCTGACCCTGGGCCTGATGGGTGCGGCAAGCGCAATGGCCGCTGGCCCGGATTTGACCGTGGTGTCGTTTGGCGGGGCGAACAAGGCGGCGCAAGTCAAAGCCTTCTATGCACCGTGGGAAGCGGCGGGCAACGGCAAGATCGTTGCTGGCGAGTACAACGGCGAGATGGCCAAGGTCAAAGCCATGGTCGACACCAAGAGCGTGTCGTGGGATCTGGTGGAAGTTGAATCGCCAGAACTGTCCCGTGGTTGCGACGAAGACATGTTCGAGCAACTCGATCCGGCGCTGTTCGGCAAAACCGAAGACTACGTCAAAGGCGCGATTCAGCCTTGCGGCGTGGGTTTCTTCGTTTGGTCGACCGTACTGGCCTATAACGCTGACAAGCTGAAAACCGCGCCGACCAGCTGGGCGGATTTCTGGGACACGAAGAAATTCCCGGGCAAGCGTGGTCTGCGCAAAGGTGCCAAGTACACCCTCGAATTCGCGTTGATGGCTGATGGCGTTGCGCCGAAAGACGTCTACAAGGAACTCGCGAGCAAGGGTGGTCAGGATCGTGCGTTCAAGAAGCTTGATGAACTCAAGCCGAATATCCAGTGGTGGGAAGCTGGCGCGCAACCGCCGCAATACCTCGCTTCCGGTGACGTGGTCATGAGCTCGGCCTACAACGGTCGTATCGCGGCGGTGCAGAAAGAATCCAACCTGAAAGTGGTGTGGAACGGCGGTATCTACGATTTTGACGCGTGGGCCATCCCGAAAGGCCTGGACAAGGCGCGTGCTGAAGCGGCGAAGAAATTCATCGCCTACTCGGTCCAGCCACAGCAGCAGAAGACCTACTCGGAAAACATCGCCTACGGCCCGGCCAATACCCAAGCCGTTCCGCTGCTGAGCAAGGACGTGCTGAAAGACATGCCGACCACCCCGGAAAACATCGCCAACCAGGTGCAGATCGACGTCAGCTTCTGGGCTGACAACGGCGAGCAACTGGAACAGCGCTTCAATTCCTGGGCTGCGAAGTAA
- a CDS encoding ABC transporter ATP-binding protein has translation MSQVDSNAGASDVLVSFRGVQKSYDGENLIVKDLNLDIRKGEFLTLLGPSGSGKTTSLMMLAGFETPTAGEILLAGRAINNVPPHKRDIGMVFQNYALFPHMTVAENLAFPLTVRGLNKSDVSDRVKKVLSMVQLDAFASRYPAQLSGGQQQRVALARALVFEPQLVLMDEPLGALDKQLREHMQMEIKHLHQRLGVTVVYVTHDQGEALTMSDRVAVFHQGEIQQIAPPRTLYEEPKNTFVANFIGENNRLNGRLLSQSGERCVVELGRGEKVEALAVNVGQTGEPVTLSIRPERVSLNGSSDQCVNRFSGRVAEFIYLGDHVRVRLEVCGKTDFFVKQPIAELDPALAVGDVVPLGWQVEHVRALDPLLEAN, from the coding sequence ATGAGCCAGGTCGATTCAAACGCAGGGGCCAGTGATGTGCTGGTCAGCTTTCGTGGAGTGCAGAAGAGCTACGACGGCGAGAACCTGATCGTCAAAGACCTCAACCTGGACATTCGCAAAGGCGAATTTCTCACCCTGCTCGGGCCGTCCGGTTCCGGCAAGACCACCAGCCTGATGATGCTCGCCGGTTTCGAGACGCCGACCGCCGGCGAAATCCTTCTGGCGGGTCGCGCAATCAACAACGTGCCGCCGCACAAGCGCGACATCGGCATGGTGTTCCAGAACTACGCGCTGTTCCCGCACATGACCGTCGCGGAAAACCTCGCCTTCCCACTGACTGTACGTGGCTTGAACAAGAGCGACGTCAGCGACCGTGTGAAGAAAGTCCTCAGCATGGTCCAACTCGATGCGTTCGCCTCGCGCTACCCGGCGCAGTTGTCCGGTGGTCAGCAGCAACGTGTGGCCCTGGCCCGCGCCTTGGTGTTCGAACCGCAACTGGTGCTGATGGATGAACCCCTCGGTGCCCTCGATAAACAGCTGCGTGAACACATGCAGATGGAAATCAAGCACCTGCACCAGCGTCTCGGCGTGACTGTGGTCTACGTGACTCACGATCAGGGTGAAGCGCTGACCATGTCTGATCGCGTTGCAGTCTTCCATCAAGGCGAAATCCAGCAGATCGCGCCACCGCGCACGCTTTACGAAGAACCGAAAAACACCTTCGTCGCCAACTTCATCGGCGAGAACAACCGCCTCAATGGTCGCCTGCTCAGTCAGAGCGGCGAGCGCTGCGTGGTCGAGTTGGGGCGTGGCGAAAAGGTCGAGGCGCTGGCAGTCAACGTCGGCCAGACCGGTGAACCGGTGACCCTGTCGATCCGTCCGGAACGCGTGAGCCTCAACGGTTCCAGCGACCAATGCGTCAACCGCTTCTCAGGGAGGGTGGCGGAATTCATCTATCTGGGCGACCACGTCCGGGTGCGCCTGGAAGTCTGCGGCAAGACCGACTTCTTCGTGAAACAACCGATTGCCGAGCTCGATCCTGCGCTCGCCGTCGGCGACGTGGTACCGCTTGGCTGGCAGGTCGAGCACGTTCGTGCGCTTGACCCGCTGTTAGAGGCGAACTGA
- a CDS encoding response regulator transcription factor translates to MEKNVIRVLVAEDHTIVREGIKQLIGLAKDLQVVGEASNGEQLLETLRNVPCEVVLLDISMPGVNGLEAIPRIRALNNPPAILVLSMHDEAQMAARALKVGAAGYATKDSDPALLLTAIRKVAAGGRYIDPDLADRMVFEVGLTDTRPLHSLLSEREFSVFERLAQGANVNDIAQQLALSSKTISTHKARLMQKLNITSLAELVKYAMEHKLL, encoded by the coding sequence ATGGAGAAAAACGTGATCCGTGTACTGGTAGCCGAAGACCACACCATCGTCCGTGAAGGCATCAAGCAATTGATCGGCCTGGCCAAGGATCTGCAAGTAGTGGGGGAGGCGAGCAATGGCGAACAGTTGCTCGAAACCCTGCGCAACGTGCCGTGCGAAGTGGTGTTGCTGGACATCTCCATGCCCGGCGTAAACGGTCTGGAGGCGATCCCGCGAATCCGTGCGCTGAACAACCCACCGGCGATTCTGGTGCTGTCGATGCACGACGAAGCGCAAATGGCCGCTCGCGCCTTGAAGGTTGGTGCGGCCGGGTATGCGACCAAGGACAGCGATCCGGCGCTGTTGCTCACGGCGATCCGCAAAGTCGCGGCGGGCGGGCGTTACATTGATCCGGATCTGGCGGATCGCATGGTCTTCGAAGTTGGCCTGACTGATACGCGGCCACTGCACTCCTTGTTGTCCGAGCGTGAGTTCTCGGTGTTCGAGCGCCTCGCCCAAGGCGCCAACGTCAACGACATTGCCCAGCAATTGGCCCTGAGCAGCAAAACCATCAGTACGCACAAGGCGCGGTTGATGCAGAAGCTCAACATCACCTCGCTCGCCGAACTGGTGAAATACGCGATGGAACACAAACTTCTCTAA
- a CDS encoding transporter substrate-binding domain-containing protein: MKRFCCLWVIGCLWLPLMGWAAPAPPAHVAQLSASEQQWLAQHNELRVGLVLQAPYAQYDRRLQRLSGANVELMKLLAKALNVELSWRNFQDLAQLEAAAREGEIDIAPGLTQTPSALRLWQFSDPYMRVPQLVVSDQKASGGVDLEKLDSQTRVAVRMPSTTADYLRGNYPHLNLQGVPLERQALQLLLSQQASYAIVDEAQLGRLSAEPEFAELVVVGDIGLPQLLRVASRRDWPELAGIVQSALRVIPAKDLERLHNQWLQPKYPRLSESPGFWQNLSLLFAVMLLSCVAIVFWQRRQQHSLEQRLLAAREDIALRAASEEALRLTQFSIDQSTVGILWVNWDSHVRYANRAAENMLGYPSGGLIERPLIDFEPGLHMDRWLNLWKRARASEEGPLSFETSCVRADGSVLPADVSLSFLRFRDSEYLVVYLNDVTERRRALAALQESEARLQGIAANVPGLVFRLERAPVTGQIDFAYISEGSESLVGYAPAAIAHRDMGLRSLVHPDDRASYHQTQDQALDTDSDWSWQGRILTRQGQQRWAEIKAITRQLEDGAYVWDGIVWDITESKRIELELAASREQLRELSAHLESVREEEKARIAREVHDELGQMLTVLKLETSMCELAYAQLDPGLNERLNSMKRLIAQLFQLVRDVATALRPPILDAGIASAIEWQARRFEARTQIPCLVQVPDNLPALSDAKAIGLFRILQEALTNVMRHAQAHTVELTLALEGDELCLTVSDDGVGFVAAAARPTSFGLVGMRERVLIMGGRLVLESEPGEGTSLHVWVPVNEV; encoded by the coding sequence ATGAAGCGATTTTGCTGCCTGTGGGTTATCGGCTGTCTGTGGCTTCCCTTGATGGGCTGGGCGGCGCCTGCGCCACCAGCGCACGTTGCGCAGTTGTCGGCGAGTGAGCAGCAATGGCTCGCGCAGCACAACGAATTGCGCGTCGGTCTGGTGTTGCAGGCGCCGTACGCGCAATACGACCGGCGCTTGCAGCGTTTGTCCGGGGCCAACGTCGAGCTGATGAAGCTGTTGGCGAAGGCGCTCAATGTCGAGCTGAGCTGGCGCAACTTTCAGGATCTGGCGCAACTGGAAGCGGCCGCGCGCGAAGGCGAAATCGATATCGCCCCGGGGCTGACCCAGACGCCCAGCGCCCTGCGTCTTTGGCAGTTCTCCGATCCGTACATGCGTGTGCCGCAATTGGTGGTCAGCGATCAGAAGGCCAGCGGCGGGGTGGATCTGGAGAAACTCGACAGCCAGACCCGCGTCGCCGTGCGCATGCCGAGCACCACCGCCGACTATCTGCGCGGTAACTATCCGCATTTGAACCTGCAAGGCGTGCCCCTTGAGCGTCAGGCATTGCAGCTGTTGTTGAGTCAGCAAGCGTCATACGCGATCGTTGATGAGGCGCAGCTCGGTCGACTTTCGGCAGAACCGGAGTTTGCCGAACTGGTGGTGGTCGGCGATATCGGGCTGCCGCAACTGCTGCGGGTGGCATCGCGCCGTGACTGGCCGGAACTGGCCGGTATCGTCCAGAGCGCATTGCGTGTGATCCCGGCCAAGGATCTCGAACGCCTGCACAACCAATGGCTGCAACCGAAATACCCGCGACTGTCGGAGTCGCCGGGGTTCTGGCAGAACCTCAGTCTGTTGTTTGCCGTCATGTTGCTCAGTTGCGTGGCCATCGTGTTCTGGCAGCGGCGCCAGCAGCACAGTCTTGAACAGCGTCTGCTGGCCGCGCGCGAAGACATCGCCTTGCGTGCCGCCAGCGAAGAAGCCTTGCGGCTGACGCAGTTTTCCATCGACCAAAGCACCGTCGGCATCCTCTGGGTCAATTGGGACAGCCATGTGCGCTACGCCAACCGCGCGGCGGAAAACATGCTCGGTTATCCATCGGGTGGGCTGATCGAACGACCGCTGATCGACTTCGAACCGGGTTTGCACATGGACCGCTGGCTCAACCTGTGGAAACGCGCACGGGCCAGTGAAGAAGGGCCGCTGAGTTTTGAAACAAGCTGCGTACGTGCCGACGGCAGTGTTTTACCCGCGGACGTGTCGCTGAGTTTCCTGCGTTTTCGCGACAGTGAATATCTGGTGGTCTATCTCAATGACGTCACCGAGCGCCGCCGGGCACTGGCCGCGTTGCAGGAAAGCGAGGCGCGCCTGCAGGGTATCGCCGCCAACGTGCCGGGGCTGGTGTTCCGGCTGGAGCGGGCGCCGGTGACCGGGCAGATCGACTTTGCCTACATCTCCGAGGGCAGTGAAAGTCTGGTGGGTTACGCGCCAGCGGCCATCGCTCACCGCGACATGGGCCTGCGCAGTCTGGTGCATCCGGACGACAGGGCCAGTTATCACCAGACCCAGGATCAGGCGCTGGACACTGACAGCGATTGGTCGTGGCAGGGGCGAATTCTCACGCGCCAGGGGCAACAGCGCTGGGCCGAAATCAAGGCGATTACCCGACAACTGGAAGATGGCGCCTATGTCTGGGATGGCATCGTCTGGGACATCACCGAGAGCAAACGCATCGAGCTGGAACTGGCGGCGTCGCGCGAGCAACTGCGGGAACTGTCGGCGCACCTTGAGAGCGTGCGCGAAGAGGAAAAGGCGCGAATCGCCCGCGAGGTTCACGATGAGCTGGGGCAGATGCTCACGGTGCTGAAACTGGAGACGTCGATGTGCGAACTGGCCTACGCACAACTCGATCCCGGTCTGAATGAGCGGCTGAACAGCATGAAACGCCTGATCGCTCAGTTGTTTCAATTGGTGCGCGATGTGGCCACGGCATTGCGTCCGCCGATTCTCGATGCGGGGATTGCCTCGGCCATCGAGTGGCAGGCGCGACGGTTCGAGGCGCGCACGCAGATCCCGTGTCTGGTGCAGGTGCCGGACAATCTGCCGGCGCTGAGCGATGCCAAGGCGATTGGCCTGTTCCGCATCCTGCAAGAGGCGCTGACCAACGTCATGCGCCATGCTCAGGCGCATACTGTCGAACTGACGCTGGCGCTGGAGGGCGATGAATTGTGTCTGACGGTCAGTGATGACGGCGTAGGCTTTGTCGCCGCTGCCGCTCGGCCGACCTCGTTTGGCCTGGTCGGCATGCGAGAGCGGGTGCTGATCATGGGCGGGCGGCTGGTGCTGGAGAGTGAGCCGGGGGAGGGCACCAGTCTGCATGTCTGGGTGCCGGTGAATGAGGTCTGA
- a CDS encoding alpha/beta hydrolase family protein, whose amino-acid sequence MPSVYRLAMPALCLSLILPCAFSVNAADPAPAAAAEKSAEEKPAERQPLLERSQEEAAALQRKVPAQEQQQLQAASDTFLALWKPANTAEPKGAVIIIPGTGETADWPQAIGPLRRKLPDVEWSSLSITLPDLQADTIAPRVIEPSAAPKAPESGSKDSTTAQPIEQAAGGGAEVADQVVAETTEEQSKADAERIFTRIDAAIAYAEQQSARRIVVLGHGTGAYWAARYLSERQTAQVEKFVMVDAQTPLKAKPALAELTPTLKLPTADIFYMDKPLDRNAALERMQASKRLKTSAFSQVALKALPDNNAEQEQLFRRVRGWLNPQNTD is encoded by the coding sequence ATGCCCTCTGTCTACCGCCTGGCAATGCCAGCATTGTGCCTGTCGCTGATCCTGCCTTGTGCGTTTTCCGTCAACGCGGCCGATCCGGCCCCGGCCGCCGCTGCGGAAAAATCCGCTGAAGAAAAACCGGCCGAACGCCAGCCACTGCTTGAGCGTAGTCAGGAAGAAGCCGCCGCACTGCAACGCAAAGTCCCGGCGCAGGAACAGCAACAGTTGCAGGCCGCCAGCGACACCTTCCTCGCCTTGTGGAAACCGGCCAATACCGCCGAGCCCAAAGGCGCGGTGATTATCATCCCCGGCACAGGCGAAACCGCTGACTGGCCTCAGGCAATCGGCCCGTTGCGGCGCAAGTTGCCGGACGTTGAATGGAGCAGCCTGAGCATCACCCTGCCCGACCTGCAAGCCGACACCATCGCGCCGCGTGTGATCGAGCCGTCTGCGGCCCCGAAAGCACCTGAGTCGGGCAGCAAGGATTCCACCACCGCGCAACCGATCGAGCAAGCGGCGGGCGGTGGGGCTGAAGTGGCTGACCAGGTGGTTGCCGAGACGACCGAAGAACAATCCAAAGCCGATGCCGAACGCATCTTCACGCGAATCGACGCAGCCATTGCCTACGCCGAACAGCAAAGTGCGCGGCGCATTGTCGTGCTCGGTCACGGTACCGGCGCGTATTGGGCCGCACGCTACTTGAGCGAACGGCAAACGGCGCAGGTGGAAAAATTTGTCATGGTCGACGCGCAGACACCGCTCAAGGCCAAGCCGGCACTGGCGGAACTGACGCCGACGCTGAAGCTGCCGACGGCGGACATTTTCTACATGGACAAACCGCTGGATCGCAATGCCGCGCTGGAGCGCATGCAGGCGAGCAAGCGTTTGAAGACGTCGGCATTCAGCCAGGTGGCGCTCAAGGCACTGCCGGATAACAACGCTGAGCAGGAGCAGCTGTTCCGCCGCGTGCGTGGCTGGTTGAATCCGCAGAACACCGACTGA
- a CDS encoding TerB family tellurite resistance protein → MLWPGTLIGAGAGFAIASIPGAMLGALLGQALDRRLHLQSWGHLREKLGGRPMLRNDELLFVLLGRLAKSDGRVTDGHIQQARNEMRALEMSEPATRRAIAAFNRGKSGGDHLRGYLRRLSAQPHAAEGVLRACWRMVWADGRAGVSERELLAQWGKWLGWTTHQVQALASDYEPGKRPIVSAAVSYQEAMRLLGVSASSEPAQIKRAYRRLLSRHHPDKIAGSGATPAQVRDATEKTRELHNAYTLIRERRDFR, encoded by the coding sequence ATGTTGTGGCCAGGGACTCTGATTGGAGCCGGAGCGGGTTTTGCGATCGCCAGCATTCCGGGGGCCATGCTTGGGGCGTTGTTGGGACAGGCGCTGGATCGGCGCCTGCACTTGCAGAGCTGGGGGCATTTACGCGAGAAACTCGGCGGCCGGCCGATGCTGCGCAACGACGAATTATTGTTCGTGTTGCTCGGGCGTCTGGCCAAGAGCGACGGGCGGGTCACGGATGGGCATATCCAGCAGGCGCGGAACGAGATGCGCGCGCTGGAGATGAGTGAACCGGCAACGCGTCGGGCGATCGCGGCGTTCAACCGGGGCAAGTCCGGTGGCGATCATCTGCGCGGTTATCTGCGCCGCCTGAGTGCGCAGCCACACGCGGCCGAAGGTGTGTTGCGCGCCTGCTGGCGGATGGTCTGGGCCGATGGCCGGGCGGGCGTCAGTGAGCGGGAATTGTTGGCGCAGTGGGGTAAATGGCTGGGCTGGACGACGCATCAGGTGCAAGCACTGGCCAGTGATTACGAGCCCGGCAAGCGGCCCATCGTCAGTGCGGCGGTGAGCTATCAGGAGGCGATGCGCCTGTTGGGTGTGTCGGCATCCAGCGAGCCGGCGCAGATCAAGCGTGCCTATCGGCGTCTGCTCAGTCGTCATCATCCGGACAAGATTGCCGGCAGTGGTGCGACGCCAGCGCAGGTGCGCGACGCGACCGAGAAAACCCGCGAGCTGCACAACGCCTATACATTGATTCGTGAGCGGCGGGATTTTCGCTAG